One genomic segment of Thermodesulfobacterium sp. TA1 includes these proteins:
- a CDS encoding (deoxy)nucleoside triphosphate pyrophosphohydrolase yields MAVKVVAGFIEKDGKVLVVKRPAKKKRGGLWEFPGGKVENGESLQEALKRELKEELGVETWVGEVLAKTTYVYPEEEIELYLLLAKIKDEVCLLEPSEVRWVELKELENLTLCPADKVLLEKLTLVKNKK; encoded by the coding sequence ATGGCGGTTAAAGTTGTTGCAGGTTTTATAGAAAAGGACGGCAAGGTTTTGGTAGTAAAAAGGCCTGCCAAGAAAAAAAGAGGAGGACTGTGGGAGTTTCCAGGAGGAAAGGTAGAAAACGGAGAGAGTTTACAAGAAGCGCTAAAGAGGGAATTAAAAGAAGAATTAGGAGTAGAAACTTGGGTAGGAGAGGTTTTAGCCAAAACAACCTATGTATACCCTGAGGAAGAGATAGAACTTTACCTTTTATTAGCAAAGATAAAAGATGAAGTTTGTCTTTTGGAACCTTCTGAGGTCAGATGGGTTGAGTTAAAAGAATTAGAAAACTTAACCCTCTGTCCTGCGGATAAGGTTTTGCTGGAAAAATTAACTCTTGTCAAAAATAAAAAATAG
- the rpsF gene encoding 30S ribosomal protein S6, with product MALWRPIKRFRKWETLFIIHPDRVPEKDQVLEKVKEIINSKEGDVLKVEEWGLKKLAYPIAKRKNGYYVLMEFYGLADTPKALEEYFRIDERVVRFIVVKLEDRYTPETAAKEEQQEG from the coding sequence ATGGCTTTATGGAGACCTATTAAACGGTTTCGTAAATGGGAAACGCTTTTTATCATTCATCCTGACAGAGTACCAGAAAAGGATCAAGTTTTAGAAAAGGTCAAAGAAATTATCAACTCTAAAGAAGGTGATGTTTTAAAGGTAGAAGAATGGGGGTTAAAGAAGCTTGCTTATCCTATTGCTAAAAGAAAAAATGGGTATTATGTCTTGATGGAGTTTTACGGTTTAGCAGATACCCCTAAAGCTTTAGAAGAATATTTTAGGATAGACGAACGAGTTGTAAGGTTTATCGTAGTTAAGTTGGAAGACAGATATACCCCAGAAACTGCTGCTAAAGAAGAACAACAGGAGGGATAA
- the rpsR gene encoding 30S ribosomal protein S18, protein MENTIIKKKAFAKKKFCRFCADPNIKIDYKNAELLKHFLNEKGMIVHRRQTGTCAYHQRQLTNAIKRARIMALLPFVAEVEIE, encoded by the coding sequence ATGGAGAACACCATCATAAAAAAGAAAGCCTTTGCCAAAAAAAAGTTTTGTAGGTTTTGTGCTGATCCAAACATTAAGATAGACTATAAAAACGCTGAACTTCTCAAGCATTTTTTAAACGAAAAAGGCATGATAGTTCATAGAAGACAAACGGGAACTTGTGCTTATCATCAGAGACAACTTACTAACGCTATAAAAAGGGCAAGGATAATGGCTCTTTTACCTTTTGTAGCTGAAGTAGAGATAGAATAA
- the rplI gene encoding 50S ribosomal protein L9 encodes MEVILRTDVPKLGKAGDIVKVKDGYARNYLIPKGFAIPANQKNIKALEKERQLILAKAERERKKLLSLAEKLEGIELTIYRRKIEEDRIFGSVTAADIVSALKEKGIEIDKKFIELEEPIKKLGTYEIPIKFSSDKVVNIKLEVLEEK; translated from the coding sequence ATGGAAGTAATATTAAGAACAGATGTTCCCAAACTGGGAAAAGCAGGTGATATTGTAAAAGTAAAAGACGGATATGCTAGGAACTATTTAATACCTAAAGGTTTTGCCATCCCTGCCAACCAAAAAAACATAAAAGCCTTGGAAAAAGAAAGACAGCTCATTTTAGCTAAAGCAGAAAGAGAACGTAAAAAACTTTTATCTTTAGCTGAAAAGCTTGAAGGAATTGAGTTGACGATTTACAGACGCAAAATAGAAGAAGATAGGATTTTTGGTTCGGTTACGGCAGCTGACATAGTAAGTGCTTTAAAAGAAAAGGGAATTGAAATAGACAAAAAGTTTATCGAGTTAGAAGAGCCTATTAAAAAATTAGGCACCTACGAAATACCTATTAAGTTTTCTTCTGATAAAGTAGTAAACATAAAGTTAGAAGTATTAGAAGAAAAGTAA
- the dnaB gene encoding replicative DNA helicase, protein MPTKKRIKSKQELGEGLPPELLPPQDLQAEKHLLASIFIDPPSIVKVLDLIKPEDFYALPHRLIYSVFLSLFERDEPIDIVTVHNELEKRGDLEKIGGAVYLAELVSLLPTSAHILYYAKIVKEKSLLREIINISQDLIYRAYYSAEDSQELLSYAEKAFFELSHYGKKEGFSSLKEVVKDTIKYLESIYQKGDLITGIPTGFYELDRMTAGLQKGDLIIIAARPGMGKTALALDIVRKATKLANIGAAIFSLEMSKQQLCARMLCAEAKVNFQKFRTGQLEPQEWQKIAQAASTLSQLPIYIDETPGINILEVKAKAKKLLKETSLGLIVIDYLQLMKGLERKERREQEISEISAGLKALAKELNVPVVALSQLNRKVEERPDKRPQLADLRESGAIEQDADVILFIYRDEFYNKESPEKGIAEIIIGKQRNGPMGVVKLAYFSQYTSFENLDPTIRFS, encoded by the coding sequence ATGCCAACTAAAAAAAGAATAAAGTCTAAGCAAGAGCTTGGGGAGGGGCTACCTCCTGAGCTCTTACCCCCTCAAGACCTTCAAGCGGAAAAACATCTTTTAGCTAGTATTTTTATAGACCCTCCTTCTATAGTAAAAGTTCTTGATTTAATCAAACCAGAGGATTTTTACGCCTTACCTCATAGACTGATTTACAGTGTCTTCCTTTCCCTTTTTGAAAGGGACGAACCTATAGACATCGTAACCGTTCATAACGAACTTGAGAAAAGAGGAGATTTAGAAAAAATAGGGGGGGCCGTATACTTAGCTGAGTTAGTTAGTCTTCTTCCTACCTCTGCCCATATCCTTTACTATGCCAAAATAGTAAAAGAAAAAAGTCTTCTAAGAGAAATCATTAACATCTCCCAAGACCTCATTTATAGGGCTTATTATTCGGCGGAAGATTCTCAAGAGCTTCTAAGCTATGCAGAAAAAGCCTTTTTTGAGCTTTCTCACTACGGAAAAAAAGAGGGCTTTTCCTCTTTAAAAGAGGTAGTAAAAGATACCATCAAATATTTAGAAAGCATCTACCAAAAAGGCGACCTTATAACCGGTATTCCCACAGGTTTTTATGAATTAGATCGGATGACCGCAGGGCTTCAAAAAGGAGACCTTATCATCATAGCCGCCCGCCCTGGTATGGGAAAGACCGCCTTAGCCTTAGATATAGTAAGGAAAGCAACTAAATTAGCTAACATTGGGGCGGCTATTTTCTCTTTAGAAATGAGTAAACAACAGCTTTGTGCAAGAATGCTTTGTGCCGAAGCTAAGGTAAATTTTCAGAAGTTCAGAACCGGACAACTTGAACCTCAAGAATGGCAAAAAATAGCCCAAGCTGCCTCAACCTTAAGCCAGCTTCCTATTTACATAGACGAAACCCCTGGGATTAACATTTTAGAAGTTAAGGCTAAAGCTAAAAAGCTGTTAAAAGAAACTTCTTTAGGTTTAATCGTAATAGACTATCTTCAGTTGATGAAAGGGCTTGAAAGAAAGGAAAGAAGAGAACAAGAGATATCAGAAATTTCTGCCGGGCTTAAAGCTCTGGCTAAAGAACTCAACGTGCCTGTGGTAGCCCTCTCTCAGTTAAACCGTAAGGTAGAAGAACGTCCAGATAAAAGACCTCAGCTGGCTGATTTAAGAGAATCAGGAGCTATAGAACAAGACGCAGACGTTATTCTCTTCATTTATAGAGATGAGTTTTATAACAAAGAAAGCCCGGAAAAAGGAATAGCTGAAATCATCATCGGTAAACAGCGTAATGGTCCTATGGGGGTAGTAAAACTTGCCTACTTTTCTCAATATACCTCTTTTGAAAATTTAGACCCTACTATCCGTTTTTCTTAA
- a CDS encoding universal stress protein, translating into MCKFKKILVALDGSDASKHAFEEALKFAKEYGAEIMAVSVIPPYKGLVSSLSIFGHIKENIKNTYVKALEEAKSWAEEVQVDLKTFLEEGKPCEKVIEIAVKNDCDLIVTGRRGTTSFEKILIGSTAAKIINDSPIDVLIIPRKTVMKIKKILAATDGSVPGNNAVKRAGKIAKAYGATLNIASVIQFPPEAIIGEEELFDILKQELEKQLNPIVTELKELGVDPQIFIEKGEPHAVMVNVIKNIDASLLVIGADEETGKKLIGSAAQKIIANSPVPILIIKKNG; encoded by the coding sequence ATGTGTAAGTTTAAAAAAATTTTGGTTGCCCTTGATGGGTCTGATGCGAGTAAACACGCCTTTGAAGAGGCTTTGAAATTTGCTAAAGAGTATGGTGCAGAAATTATGGCTGTAAGTGTTATCCCTCCTTATAAAGGATTGGTTAGTTCTCTTTCTATCTTTGGACATATTAAAGAGAACATTAAAAACACTTATGTTAAGGCTTTAGAGGAGGCTAAGAGTTGGGCTGAAGAAGTACAGGTTGATCTTAAAACTTTTTTGGAGGAAGGAAAACCCTGTGAAAAAGTTATAGAGATAGCGGTAAAAAATGATTGTGATTTAATAGTTACTGGCCGTAGAGGAACTACCAGTTTTGAAAAAATCTTGATTGGTAGTACTGCAGCTAAGATAATCAATGACAGCCCGATAGATGTCCTTATCATTCCTAGAAAGACTGTTATGAAAATCAAAAAAATATTAGCAGCCACAGACGGATCGGTTCCAGGCAATAATGCGGTTAAAAGGGCAGGAAAAATTGCCAAAGCCTATGGTGCTACCTTAAATATCGCTTCGGTTATTCAGTTTCCGCCTGAAGCTATTATTGGAGAGGAAGAACTTTTTGACATTTTGAAACAAGAACTTGAAAAACAGTTAAATCCAATTGTAACAGAACTTAAAGAGTTAGGCGTAGATCCCCAAATTTTTATAGAAAAAGGAGAGCCTCATGCCGTTATGGTAAACGTTATCAAAAACATAGATGCTTCCTTACTTGTAATAGGTGCTGATGAAGAAACAGGAAAAAAGCTTATTGGAAGTGCTGCTCAAAAAATTATTGCTAACTCGCCGGTACCTATTTTAATAATTAAGAAAAACGGATAG
- a CDS encoding cytochrome ubiquinol oxidase subunit I: MNYPVWESYFINPGLWVGIIAVIHVFISHFAVGGGIYLWYTDRLSVLTKDQSLREFVRKHTWFFVLLTMVLGGVSGVGIWFIIGIASPEATSILINQFVFFWAMEWVFFFVEIIALLVYHYKFEKLSDKDRLRVALVYAFSAWMSLFIINGIICFMLTPGQWVETKNPWHGFFNPSSFPSLFFRTGITLMMAGLFGILSTLFFAPKDKRQVLLKYNIKWLYVALPILVLSSIWYFSTVPEVSKVVNFEFNRQVLLAKKVLYLSSVLLYLLSLLLLARVGLILQRMLGFLLLFIGLLWIGGFEHLREYARRPYVIYDYLYSFGLKVEDETKVNEKGFLKYTRWASVKEITEENKLLAGKEIFNFQCLSCHTVKGLRNDIVKKAEGLTYFGIISQLYGQGKVLGYMPKFVGTEKEREALAAFIAEGLLGKAAQTPEPKPAIKELKEQPLAFNPEKDEYALFVFSPLGMKCVTDADRWFSFLPPGSTLEAVVIKRGLKPEVVNQGIKLVYRVEPGFETPSKHVLLWDYAQPLFNQTIAKNLGLTGKGLNGTFDWDDKRKVFIAKGLPVLPYKNDGTYNPYPIFVIELIDQSSGKVLQRTKVVSPVATEFRCYVCHDGGLRWNDIAGISDQTAINILKAHDKNHQTNFYQSALQGKPVFCQKCHPDFIVGSKGIKGHKNFSTSMHGWHANYMPYKDEKACYLCHPDHPQANTKCYRDIHKKLGLECIDCHGNIDFHATALLLGEKSSRTAKFLLANLNPNIPKEKIKPRKPWIQQPDCLTCHKGFKKPIKEAKAYNYWTEGVSDLFRVRKENTQKLPCLTCHGSPHTIYPAFNPYGISRDNLQPLQYQKNILPIGANFRCEVCHKKKMRTPLHHPNILRTFRNIQVLP, encoded by the coding sequence ATGAACTACCCTGTTTGGGAGAGCTACTTTATTAACCCTGGGCTTTGGGTAGGTATCATCGCAGTAATTCATGTATTTATTTCTCACTTTGCAGTAGGGGGTGGGATTTATCTCTGGTATACTGACAGACTTTCTGTGCTAACAAAGGACCAAAGTTTACGTGAGTTTGTTCGTAAACACACCTGGTTCTTTGTTTTGTTAACGATGGTCTTAGGAGGCGTCTCAGGTGTAGGTATTTGGTTTATCATAGGGATTGCAAGTCCTGAAGCAACTTCTATCCTTATCAACCAGTTTGTATTTTTCTGGGCGATGGAGTGGGTGTTTTTCTTTGTAGAAATAATAGCCCTTTTGGTTTATCACTACAAGTTTGAAAAGTTGTCTGATAAAGACCGTCTTAGGGTAGCTTTAGTTTATGCTTTTTCTGCCTGGATGAGCCTTTTTATCATAAACGGTATTATTTGTTTTATGTTAACCCCAGGACAATGGGTTGAAACTAAAAATCCATGGCATGGATTTTTTAACCCTTCAAGCTTCCCAAGCCTGTTTTTCCGCACTGGGATAACCCTTATGATGGCAGGGCTTTTTGGAATCTTAAGCACCTTGTTTTTTGCTCCTAAAGATAAAAGACAAGTTCTTTTGAAATATAACATAAAATGGCTCTATGTAGCTTTACCGATTTTAGTTCTTTCAAGTATTTGGTATTTTTCAACGGTCCCAGAGGTTTCTAAGGTAGTTAATTTTGAGTTTAACAGACAGGTTTTGCTGGCAAAAAAAGTCCTTTATCTTTCTTCTGTCTTACTCTATCTACTGTCCTTGCTTCTTTTAGCAAGAGTAGGTCTTATTTTACAGCGTATGTTAGGCTTTTTACTCCTTTTTATAGGTTTACTTTGGATAGGAGGCTTTGAACACCTAAGAGAATATGCCAGAAGACCTTATGTTATTTACGATTATCTATATTCCTTTGGGTTAAAGGTTGAAGACGAAACAAAGGTTAATGAAAAGGGTTTTTTAAAGTATACCAGATGGGCTTCGGTTAAAGAAATTACAGAAGAAAACAAACTTTTAGCAGGAAAAGAAATTTTTAATTTTCAATGTTTATCTTGTCACACCGTAAAAGGATTAAGAAATGATATCGTAAAAAAAGCTGAAGGCCTAACCTATTTTGGGATTATTTCTCAACTATACGGGCAAGGAAAAGTCTTGGGTTATATGCCTAAATTTGTAGGGACAGAAAAAGAAAGGGAGGCTCTGGCAGCGTTTATTGCCGAGGGTCTATTAGGCAAAGCAGCACAAACTCCAGAACCTAAACCTGCTATCAAAGAGCTCAAGGAACAACCTTTAGCCTTTAACCCTGAAAAAGACGAATATGCCCTTTTTGTTTTTAGTCCTCTTGGGATGAAATGTGTAACTGATGCAGACCGGTGGTTTAGCTTTCTACCTCCGGGAAGCACTTTAGAAGCAGTGGTTATTAAAAGAGGACTTAAACCCGAGGTAGTAAACCAAGGGATTAAATTGGTTTATAGGGTTGAACCTGGTTTTGAAACCCCCTCTAAGCACGTTCTTTTATGGGATTACGCTCAACCGTTATTTAACCAAACCATTGCTAAAAATTTAGGCTTAACCGGTAAGGGGCTTAATGGTACCTTTGATTGGGACGATAAAAGAAAGGTTTTTATAGCCAAAGGATTACCTGTTTTACCTTATAAAAACGATGGCACCTACAATCCTTATCCTATTTTTGTAATAGAACTTATAGACCAATCTTCAGGAAAGGTTTTACAACGGACTAAAGTAGTTTCTCCTGTAGCCACTGAATTTCGTTGTTATGTATGTCATGACGGTGGGCTAAGATGGAATGACATAGCAGGAATCTCTGACCAAACGGCTATCAACATCCTTAAAGCCCATGATAAAAACCATCAAACCAATTTTTATCAATCTGCCCTTCAGGGCAAACCTGTTTTCTGCCAGAAATGTCATCCTGATTTTATCGTAGGAAGTAAAGGGATTAAAGGGCACAAGAATTTTTCTACATCTATGCATGGGTGGCATGCCAATTATATGCCCTATAAAGATGAAAAAGCCTGTTATCTATGTCATCCAGACCATCCCCAAGCTAATACTAAATGCTACCGTGACATTCATAAAAAATTAGGTCTTGAATGCATAGATTGTCACGGAAACATAGACTTTCATGCTACAGCCCTTCTTCTTGGAGAAAAGAGCAGCAGAACCGCTAAGTTTTTGCTTGCTAATCTAAATCCTAATATTCCTAAGGAAAAGATAAAACCAAGAAAACCTTGGATACAACAGCCAGATTGTTTAACCTGTCATAAAGGTTTTAAAAAACCAATTAAAGAAGCTAAGGCTTATAATTATTGGACTGAGGGAGTTTCAGACCTTTTCCGGGTAAGAAAAGAAAATACTCAAAAACTTCCTTGCCTTACTTGTCATGGATCTCCTCATACTATTTATCCTGCTTTTAACCCCTATGGTATTAGTAGAGATAACCTCCAACCTTTACAATATCAAAAAAACATTCTTCCAATAGGTGCTAACTTTAGATGTGAAGTTTGTCATAAGAAAAAAATGAGGACCCCCTTACATCATCCAAACATCTTAAGAACTTTTAGAAATATCCAAGTGTTACCTTAA
- a CDS encoding KUP/HAK/KT family potassium transporter, translating into MQKVIKAMGLVFGDIGTSPIYTLPVIFLFLPPTKENVFGVLSLIFWTLIIIPTVQYTVLAMSLSLRGEGGTLILSEILRSLLKSRKRLLGVVTFLSFIGISLLMGDGVITPAISIMSAVEGISYIPGLRPLEQMEVVLLSVLIAFGLFYFQKRGTEKVSGSFGPIMSLWFLSLFTLGFLQILSRPEVILALNPLYAIEFFQQNGWKSYLILGEVILCATGSEAMYADMGHLGARPIKRAWYLVLTALVVNYFGQGAFLLNHPEAKSILFEMCLNTFAPSYVPFLILALMATVIASQAMISGMFSVVYQAMFARYLPIMKVKYTSPELHSQIYIGSINWLLFLAVIFIMFEFKSSSSLAAAYGLAVTGDMTITGLFLITIFYLKKRYAYLSFAILTTFTTFLYFISTLFKLPYGGYWALVLAGIPFTIIILYTQGQKKLYHSLTFLSREEFVKQFSKFYKENPKISGKALYFIRDPYSFPPYVIENIFVHGIVYEENIFVSLIRKNEPYGITTSFLEEICPGAKLFEIAYGYMEILKVEDILREQGIDERVIFYGLEDIETQHPIWKIYSFIKQISPHFVKFLNLPPAKLHGVLTRIEL; encoded by the coding sequence ATGCAAAAAGTAATAAAGGCTATGGGGCTTGTTTTTGGAGACATAGGAACAAGCCCTATCTATACCTTACCGGTTATTTTCCTTTTTTTGCCTCCTACTAAAGAGAATGTCTTTGGGGTTTTATCTTTAATTTTTTGGACTTTAATCATTATTCCTACGGTTCAATATACTGTTTTAGCCATGAGCCTTAGTTTACGCGGAGAAGGAGGCACCTTAATCCTTTCAGAAATTTTGCGTTCCCTTTTAAAAAGTCGTAAAAGGTTGTTAGGGGTGGTTACTTTTTTGTCTTTTATAGGGATTTCCCTACTTATGGGCGATGGAGTGATTACTCCTGCGATAAGTATAATGAGCGCAGTAGAGGGAATATCTTATATTCCAGGGTTAAGGCCTTTAGAACAGATGGAGGTAGTCCTTCTTAGTGTTTTGATTGCTTTCGGATTATTTTATTTTCAAAAGAGAGGTACAGAGAAGGTTTCAGGTTCTTTTGGGCCTATCATGAGCCTTTGGTTTTTAAGCCTTTTTACCTTAGGTTTCCTACAGATTTTATCCAGACCCGAAGTCATCTTAGCACTAAATCCCCTTTATGCTATAGAGTTTTTTCAGCAAAATGGTTGGAAGTCTTATTTGATTTTGGGAGAGGTTATTCTTTGTGCTACCGGTAGTGAAGCCATGTATGCTGATATGGGCCATCTTGGGGCAAGGCCTATCAAAAGAGCTTGGTATTTAGTTTTAACCGCTTTGGTGGTCAATTACTTTGGGCAAGGAGCTTTTTTGTTAAACCATCCTGAGGCAAAAAGCATCCTTTTTGAGATGTGTTTAAATACCTTTGCTCCAAGTTATGTGCCTTTTCTGATTTTAGCTTTGATGGCAACCGTGATAGCTTCACAAGCTATGATAAGCGGTATGTTTAGCGTAGTGTATCAAGCGATGTTTGCAAGATATTTGCCTATTATGAAAGTAAAGTATACCTCTCCGGAGCTTCATTCTCAAATTTATATAGGATCGATCAACTGGTTACTTTTTTTAGCTGTAATTTTTATTATGTTTGAGTTTAAAAGTTCTTCCAGTTTAGCTGCAGCTTATGGTCTTGCTGTTACTGGAGATATGACTATCACCGGCCTTTTCCTTATTACTATTTTTTATCTTAAAAAACGATATGCATATCTATCTTTTGCAATATTGACTACTTTTACTACTTTTTTATACTTTATTTCTACTCTTTTTAAGCTTCCTTATGGAGGTTATTGGGCTTTAGTGCTTGCTGGTATACCTTTTACCATAATTATCCTTTATACACAAGGACAGAAAAAACTTTACCACAGTCTTACCTTCTTAAGTCGCGAAGAATTCGTTAAACAGTTTAGTAAATTTTATAAGGAAAACCCTAAAATTTCAGGTAAAGCCCTTTATTTTATCCGTGATCCTTATTCTTTTCCACCTTATGTGATTGAAAACATCTTTGTCCACGGCATAGTTTATGAAGAAAACATTTTTGTTTCTCTTATAAGGAAAAACGAACCTTATGGGATTACTACCAGTTTTTTAGAGGAGATCTGTCCTGGAGCCAAACTTTTTGAAATCGCCTACGGTTACATGGAAATCCTTAAGGTTGAAGACATCTTAAGGGAACAAGGCATAGATGAAAGAGTAATTTTTTATGGACTTGAGGATATTGAAACCCAACATCCTATTTGGAAAATTTACTCCTTTATCAAGCAGATAAGCCCTCATTTTGTTAAGTTTCTAAACCTGCCTCCAGCTAAGCTTCACGGAGTGTTGACCAGGATCGAGCTTTAA
- a CDS encoding proline--tRNA ligase produces the protein MRLSRYFLPTLREDPSEAETVSHKLLLRAGMIRKVASGIYNFLPLGFKALKKIENIVRTEMDRAGALEILMPLVQPAELWQETGRWDLYGKELLRIKDRKDHDFCLGPTHEEVVTDIVRRDVKSYKDLPLILYQIAVKFRDEIRPRFGIMRAREFIMKDAYSFDANEEGLEKSYQKMYDTYHRIFESCGLRFKAVEAHTGAIGGDVSHEFMVLAETGEDTIAFCEACGYASNIELTPAETSETYPYESSKPLEKVYTPGVRSAKEVADFLGLPVAKITKTLIYIVEEKEAVAVCIRGDHEVNEVKLEKLLGGKPFRMARDEEIRKIAGANPGFIGPKGLRIKVIADKSLVGYPNFVIGANEDEYHYINANLGDTFQPDIIADIRKATEGDLCPRCKKTLNFLKGIEVGHIFKLGTKYSLPMKAMFLDRDGQMKPFIMGCYGIGVSRVLAATIEQNHDEKGIIFPWQIAPFQIGIISLKESFKENAEKLYQVLSQKWDVLLDDRDERPGVKFNDLDLIGVPLQLILGKTFEERGEVEVKQRKTGERVYLKPEGIESYVQDLLKKGA, from the coding sequence ATGAGATTAAGCCGATATTTTTTACCAACCCTAAGGGAGGACCCTTCTGAGGCTGAAACTGTAAGTCATAAACTTCTTTTAAGGGCAGGGATGATAAGAAAGGTGGCTTCAGGGATTTATAACTTTTTGCCATTAGGGTTTAAAGCTTTAAAAAAGATAGAAAATATAGTTCGGACAGAGATGGATAGAGCAGGGGCTTTAGAAATCCTTATGCCTTTGGTTCAGCCTGCTGAGCTCTGGCAAGAAACAGGTCGGTGGGATCTATATGGTAAAGAACTTTTAAGAATAAAAGACAGAAAAGACCATGATTTTTGTCTTGGACCTACCCATGAAGAGGTGGTAACCGACATCGTAAGAAGGGACGTTAAATCTTATAAAGACTTACCTTTAATCCTTTATCAGATTGCCGTTAAGTTTAGAGACGAGATACGTCCCAGGTTTGGTATTATGAGGGCAAGAGAGTTTATCATGAAAGATGCCTATAGTTTTGATGCTAACGAGGAAGGTTTAGAAAAAAGCTATCAAAAGATGTATGATACCTATCATAGGATTTTTGAAAGTTGTGGGCTTAGGTTTAAGGCGGTTGAGGCCCATACTGGAGCTATAGGAGGGGATGTCTCTCATGAGTTTATGGTGCTTGCAGAAACAGGGGAAGACACCATAGCCTTTTGTGAGGCCTGCGGTTATGCTTCCAACATAGAATTAACCCCTGCCGAAACCTCAGAGACCTATCCTTATGAGTCTTCTAAACCTTTAGAAAAGGTATATACACCTGGAGTAAGGTCGGCTAAGGAAGTAGCAGATTTCTTAGGCTTGCCTGTGGCAAAGATTACCAAAACTTTGATTTACATCGTAGAAGAAAAAGAGGCTGTGGCTGTTTGTATAAGAGGAGACCATGAGGTAAACGAAGTAAAACTTGAAAAGCTTTTAGGTGGAAAACCTTTCAGGATGGCAAGAGACGAAGAGATAAGAAAGATAGCAGGGGCAAACCCTGGCTTTATAGGACCTAAGGGATTAAGGATAAAGGTGATCGCAGATAAAAGCCTGGTAGGATATCCTAACTTTGTGATAGGAGCAAACGAAGACGAGTATCATTACATAAACGCAAACTTGGGTGATACTTTTCAACCAGATATCATAGCAGACATAAGAAAGGCAACCGAGGGGGATCTTTGTCCACGGTGTAAAAAAACTTTAAATTTTTTAAAGGGTATAGAGGTGGGTCATATATTTAAGCTTGGCACCAAGTATAGCCTTCCCATGAAGGCGATGTTTCTTGACAGAGACGGTCAGATGAAACCATTTATCATGGGATGTTATGGAATAGGGGTTAGTAGAGTGCTTGCTGCCACCATAGAACAGAACCATGACGAAAAAGGCATTATCTTCCCTTGGCAGATAGCCCCTTTTCAGATAGGTATTATATCTCTAAAGGAAAGTTTTAAAGAAAACGCTGAGAAATTATATCAGGTGTTAAGCCAAAAATGGGATGTTTTGCTTGACGACCGAGATGAACGCCCAGGGGTAAAATTTAATGACTTAGACTTAATAGGGGTGCCTCTTCAACTTATTTTAGGGAAAACCTTTGAAGAAAGGGGAGAGGTAGAAGTTAAACAAAGAAAAACAGGAGAAAGGGTATACCTTAAGCCGGAGGGGATAGAAAGTTATGTTCAGGATTTACTGAAAAAAGGAGCTTAA
- a CDS encoding metallophosphoesterase has protein sequence MVVAIISDTHDNLPHTEKAIKIACEKGCEILFHCGDLISPFMIPLLASFQKDVHFIVGNNRGDIALMCEHLKKYPWVRFHGEHAFLEVGGFKIAMVHYPKMAYSLAKSQDFDYVFCGHTHKFEVQEIGKTLLINPGEILGKEGPPTMVILGLITRSWEKIELG, from the coding sequence ATGGTGGTTGCCATCATAAGTGACACCCACGATAACCTTCCACATACCGAAAAAGCCATCAAGATAGCTTGCGAAAAAGGTTGTGAAATATTGTTTCATTGTGGAGATTTGATTTCACCTTTTATGATACCTCTTCTTGCCTCTTTTCAAAAAGATGTTCATTTTATCGTCGGAAATAACCGGGGAGATATAGCCCTTATGTGTGAGCATCTTAAAAAATATCCTTGGGTGCGTTTTCATGGAGAACATGCCTTTTTAGAGGTAGGTGGTTTTAAAATAGCTATGGTTCACTATCCTAAGATGGCTTATTCTTTGGCTAAAAGTCAAGATTTTGATTACGTTTTTTGTGGTCATACCCATAAGTTTGAAGTTCAAGAAATAGGAAAAACCTTGCTTATTAATCCAGGTGAGATTTTAGGCAAAGAGGGTCCACCTACGATGGTAATTCTTGGTTTAATTACCAGATCTTGGGAAAAAATAGAACTTGGTTAG